GGAGGTGGAATGGGAAGCCAACAAGACAAAACTGGGGGACACAGGTGTGTCTCTCACCGAAAATATAGACCACGCTCACAGTCCCACCAGCTCCAAGAAGTCCAGCAAGCCAGAGAGCGACTTTCTTGGCATAGCTGGGACCCTCTGAGCCTTGCTGCTGCTGTGGCCCCTGAGCCTGGGTATTCCCACGACTGCCAATCTCCACGACCTGCAGTGAGAGGGAGCAGAAAGATGATGAGAGAAGAGGAATAAGGCCGGGGTGGTTGGGGCACCCATGTCCCTGAAAAGAATCAGGGTGGGGAGCCAGGAAGCAGACACATGCTTCATAGCCCCTGAGCAGCCTATTGCTTGAGAAGCAGTTGGGAGGGGCCAGGAGGATCAAGAACTAGGCTGTCAGGAGTCTGGATCCCAGGAGTTCAAGAGAGGGCAGGCCCGGTACACAGGGTCCTGGAGACGACAGCACTGGAGGATGTAGACCACCAAAATCCGGAGCACGGAAGAAAACACATCAGGGAGCTGGAAAAATGGGATGGAGGGCACACAGGGAATGTGACAGCAAGTATGACTTTGGGAAGCCTGGTGCTTGTGGTACCAGGACATAGAGGAGATGGGATGGGAGACAGGGAAGATATGGATAAAAGATTAGAAACAGGGCAATCCGCTTGCCTCGGGCTTAGAAGTAGTAGGGCACAGAAGTTACAGGCCTGGAGGTCAGAATGGCCGGCTCTCTGTCGATATAGAAGCAAGTCGAATCGGGAGCCCGAACTGCTATCGCCCCTCTCCAACACCAACGGGGAGAAAATAATCACCCCCAAAGCCGGCCTGAGACCCTAGCGTCACGGGTCCCTTCCCCTCAAGCGTTACCTGAACGCACTCAGAGATGGGGAACAGCCGACCCCCTCCTCCGGCGCTCAcgtgggtgggaggtgggggtccTGACGACGCACTAGGGCCCCAACATCCCGACCGAGAGAACAAGCGCTGTCCTCCCCGGGAGGTAGGGAAGCGCTCCAGAATGCCAGCGGCAACGGCAGCATTCCAGAAGCCCCGGGCAGCGGCATTCCGTCCGGAGTCCCGGAGAAGGGCGCCCGCACGCGGGGCGCCACCCTCATCCCACTCACCTGGTCCGGGGCCCTGGGAGGCGGCGTCGCCAGCCTCGTGCACAGACCCCGCGCGCCTTGCCGGAGACAGCTCCACGAACGAGAGAACAGGGCCGTCGAGGCCGCCATCTTGCGCTGACGTCACGCGGTCCCACCCACTCACTCCCTTTCCACCCGCCCCGTGTCGGGATCGTGGCCAATGAGTGCgcaggggaggggcaggtggACGGGAGCCCGAGAGAGCCAAAGGGTTGCGGGCGAACTGCCGGAGGCGACTCACCTCTGGGCATTTTGGTGGCTGCACCCGGGCGCGCCAACTAAGATACAAGGTCACCCGGGCGCTGAGTCCCCCTCGGGCGGTAGGGCATTCCGCCGCCCCAGCAAAAGGACCTGGCGGGGACAGGGAACACACCTATTACTCACAGGTAAAGTTGATGCCGTAAGAAGCCATCGGCCAAGGTTATCCATATCCGAGTCTCGTTGTTCATCTCGCCATTTGTGATTTGCCTTCACCTCCCGATagtcagaaatagaaaactaaggACTAGAAAGTGGGATAAGCAGCCAGTGTTTCAGACTCCTTCCCTCACATGGAACTGGGAGACAGGAATCTTATCCTCTATTGTTCGCAGGGCCCCTCTTGCCTTACTGCCGTGAGTTTCTTGTAACGTGTCTGAAATTTTCAGAGCCATCCATTTATTTCATCTGGGGCTCAGCCACAGGAGCAGTGATCTGTGTGGCTGGGTCAGGGTTATTGAGAGAAGTTGGAATCATCAGTGAAACAGGCTACAGTAGCCCCACACGAATCTTCCTCAAATTATTGAGTAAAAAAAAGGTTTGATACCAAACTTTATAAAGTTACCATAGAACATTTAAGGGTATAAAATAAAGTAGCAAATGTGTaagtgagacaaaagaaagatagGTGGAACTCCAAACTGTGATCACCTCTGGAGGGGAGGAGAATGGATTGGGGTTACTGCTAAAGAGTCCTATCTGGCACATATTGTTTCTTAAACTGGGTGGTGGGACATGGGTGTTCACGTATCTTTATGAACATCTGAAATGTTctgtaatacattttttaaaagacatgtgaacatcaaataaggaaactgaaggaGTTTCAGGGTACTAAACCCCATTTTCTATACTGCCTCTCTACTCCACCCCCAGTCATCAACAAGCTACAGCAATCTGGTGTTCCTGCTATCAGAGCTGAAGAGAGAAAGGATCATCATATGCTGTAGCCTGCAGCACTGGAGGAATAAGGAAGTTTCCTGGGGATACTGACTGCGATTTTTGCATATTGTGATAACCCATGCCTGAGTAAGATGTAATTTCATCAATCATGTGGCAGAATCTAACAATCCCTTTCTGGATGTTTTCTCATACATCCTTCTAACAGCCTTCTGGGGTAGACACTAACGttttccagatggggaaactgaggcttaggaagGCCCCAAAATCATTTGTCTAAGACCACACAGCAAGGAAGTAAGAGTGGAGTTGCAAATGACCACACTTACAAACCAGACACACAAACACAGGACTTTTGACCAAACAGCTCTTTTTATTGAAAGACATAACACAAAAAGCAAGCTGACAGTGAGGGAGATAAAGGAAGGTGGGGACCCTCTGCCAGACTCTACTCTGATTCCCACTTAACACCAGAAAGGAAGGacatgagaaaataaaggaaatctaGAATGACCAGTCTAGCCCTGCTCCAGGCCTAGGGCCAGGAAAGGAGGGACACTCTTCACCTGCCAGGTATCTGCCAACAACCACGACTCTGCCTGCCTTAGGCCTCCAGGAGCTTCCCCAGGAAGCGGAGGTTGAGGATCTTCAGCTGCTCATCAAGGTCCATGCGGACAATACCATCCTCACCATCGATGCTCAGCAGGACACCTGTGGCTTCCCGATCTTCACCCAGGATCACCTTCACCTGGGGATGGGGGCATAGGGTCAGGGTCCCATATCTGCAGCCCTCCAGTTCCTCTTTCCCCACCCAATGCCCTTACCTTGTTGTTCTTGGTGGGTGTGATGGGCTCCAGGTGCTCACTAGAGATGCTAACGACCTTCTCACTGTCCTTCAGGTACACAGAGCACATGCCTCCCTGGGGGTGGGAACCACCTGGTCAGCCTGGAATGCTCCCAACACAGGGTCGTGCACAGGGCTGACACCCACACTCCAGGAGAGACAAGCTTCTCATGCTGAGAAGTCAAATCACTTTCCCAAGGTGACAAACAGCAGGAAAGGGCAAGGCTGGGCCTTATTCCAGGCCTGAGACCAGTGGTATATGGCAATGAGGTGGGGAGGGGTAACTGGATCAGGAAGGGAAGGACCATGGTAAAGCCAGTTAGAATCAAAGAAACTGCTTCCCAGGCACTTGACCTTTCATATCTCACACTGGCCTCAgcatttcccaccccaccccaaccgcTTCTCTTCCTGGGCTCAGTCTCAGGGACAACCCCACAGTCCCCAGTCAGAGGCTGGACCTCATCTTGGTCACTTCCCTAAAAAGTAACCAAAAAGTCTTAAGTTCTGAGGCCTATCCAGTCAGCTTCCTGAGGGTCCCTCCCCATCCCATGGCCTGCATGGTGCTCCTAGCCCCCATCCTTATTACTCCCAATCCATCCCAACACAACATAGAGGATTCATTCCAAACCACAGCTCTGATAATACCACTTCCCTAATTAAATTCCCCCAATAATTTCCCAGTGACCTCAGGACAGAGTCCAGGCTCCCTAAGCTGACATATGACCTGGCCCTAGCCACTGATCTGGCCTCTCTTACCATCTCCCTTGGCTCTTTATGTTCCAGCCACAGTGATCATACTAGAGCTCCCCAAATGTGCTTGGCTTCCCTTCACTTCCAGGCTTTGACACATGTGTATCTCTCTACCTGGAACATATTTAATCTCTTTCCCCAGCCTTACTTCCTGGCTTACTCACTCAGTATTTAGGCCTCAGGTCAGATGTCGcctccttcaggaagccttcctacattcccaccaaagCAGGGTGACTTGCCTTCTCTGGGTTTCCAACAATTCTCCTTGTCCCTGGGCTTCCCCATCCCAGCTTTGACCACTCTGGGTTGTCATTATCTAGTGACATGTGTCTCCCTCACTGAACTGTTAAAATCAGTAAGGGCAGGGCCTGAGGCTGTGGGCTCTGCTATTAATTCAATTAATATTAACTGGAAACCCAATGAGGTGCCAGGCCTTTATCTAGGAACTGGGGGTATCTACTTAGGAATAAAATACAGGTTTACTAATCAAAGAACCACGCCAAGCATACACTTTGTCTACATGTGGCAGACAACATGAACTATGTGGCCTTATGAGAGCCTGTAAGAAGCAAACCTGACACAGCCTATGATGTACTTCCCTAACAGGTGAGTAGGAGTTAACTAggcaaagaatggaagaaagagggGTCTACACAGAGAAGAGACTGTGCAAAGGCCCCAAGGCTGGAACAGGAAGAGCCTGGGGATGTAGATGCCCAACCCTGGTACAAAGGAGGCACGTGGTCGGTGTCACTGAATTGATCTCTCAAAGGAATATGTCAAAAAGTAACCATGGCTGTATGACTCCATTATTGTGAttctgataaagctgccagtgttttagagcagctagaagggaaaatctgagttgagggcatggtagcccacgcaaactctgggaactgttctatTGCTgcttgctgaagtgtgctttaaaaagtattgcttttttcctttcctttctttgtgtgtgtatacatatatatgttatattttacaactaaaaaaggttaaaaaaaaaaaaaacacctacaggccgttatagtaatattaggtaaaataaattcctgaagtcaaaaatttaaaaatacttagtaACATAATGCACTACTATGGCAAAGTtggtatttgtaataactttttacttgatattttgagaatgcacacagttttgttAATCAAGTGGTAGTTAAGATGCTGTTTTATATTCAGAATTCAAGTAactgatatctgtatttacagatttttttccttccttgcttaattttaaattggtttatgaaacatagtGTATAAagaggctttatgatgattacttaaatatttttttaatatgcctatggataagctaacttagatatccattttaggtggttaagatttccatatgttaactgtaaaaatatttgtatcttccatattttcctgaaatctggaaaatatttattaacagatcattactatagcaatacagatatttgtaagaactttctacttgatattttgagaacattcacagttttgacagctaatcaaatggtatctaagttagtgtttactAAGAATTTAAGAACTGCTATCTGactatgtagatttttttcctgttgccttaattttaaattgctttatgaaACTTAACGTGCAAACaaaggctttacaatgattatacggatactttatttaaatatgcctacagttaagctaactaagatacccaCTGTTGATTGTTCTAAGTGTACTGcttgtttcttttaataataataaaaaaaattaacaaaataaaaattctggaaaaaaaaaaagagtaaccaCAGAGATTGAGACACTTTGGGAGAAGCTGTTTGCCTACCCACCAACCTGGGCCCCACATACCGTGACGCTGCGGATGACACCTGTCTGTCCCACCACCTGCGTATCCAGGTAGGTGTCCCGCACCTTCACCTGGATGTCAGTGGTCACCCAGTCGCTGGAGTTCTGCTCAATGCCTGAGCCTGGTGTGTGGGGATTGTACCCACCAGGGGAAGGGGCTCCAGGTGTCATCGGACTGTAGCCAACAGGGCTCGGGCTGGGGCTGGCCTGCAAGGAAAAGGGAACAGGGTGGCTGGGAAGAGATCATCCGGCCTGGCTATCCCTATAGGCCAAAGAGCCCCCGCCCCACTCCCTGGCCCCAGAGCCCCTACCCTGTAGGCCTACGGGCTGATTGGTACCTGGTAAGCCATGGGTGAGGGTGTAGGGTGGTAGCTGGCTGGAGAGTGGGTGTTCTGGTAACCCGCTGGGCTTGGCGCCACCTGGTGGTAGCTCTGGGGGCTTGGGCTGGGCTGGTAGGAgccttggggggagggggcagcataGGGTGAGAACTGGTCTGTGTTGTACCTGCAAGAACAAGGAGAAAAGGGGTACTTGTTGGGAGTAGAGTGGAGTGGAGGAAGTGGTGGCAGTGGGGGGAAGGGCTGGCAGGGGTAGATTGGGGCTCACCCCTGTGGACTCACATGGCCGGCGTCCCTGGTGTCTGTGGATTGTACTGTGGGTTGACCTGTGGGGATGAGGGGTCTGGGTAGCCAGGTGTTTGGGGATTGGGGGTTCCACCATAGGCCTGTGGAGATGGTGTGGGCTCATCATCAAAGGCATACTCGTACTCTTCCTCGGCCCTGTTGGGGAAAGAAGTTGGTTGAGGATGACTGTGGTGATAACGCAGCAAATGCTTACATCTCCACAGCAGACCAACCAGAGACTTTGCTGATGTGATCTCCTTTCACAGCTGAGAAGATGGTGACACAGAGATAAAGGCTgcatgcccaaggtcacacagcccagGCAGCTGTCTCCAAGCCAAGTCTTAACCACAACCCACTACTGTCACTGGGGTTGAAGTGGAACCCACCCCCAAGCCATGTATTCTCATTCACATAACCCAGCCAGAGACTGGGAGCAGAGAACTCTGGGTGAGATGCAGCAGACCCCTGCTATCCACCATGAACTTCCAGACAGTCCAGCACAGCCCCTCACACACTCCAGCACAGACTCCACCTTGCACCAGCTCCTGAACCTCACCGGGATGGTGTGTTAGGGTTGTTGGGGTCCCAGGCCCCGCTCTGCGCAGGAGTACGGCTGCCATCATGCAGGGGCGTCTGCGAGCCATAATGTGGGGTGCGGCTGCCTGGAATGGAGGAGAGGCTTGTGACCATTGGTTCTGTCCTGTTTCCAGTTTGCCCCTGTATCGTCCCTCTTCCCTGTCTCTCAGAGAGCACACACCATCTTGGAGAGGAGTCTGTGAGCCATACATGGGTGTGCGGGAGCCAGAGCCGTACATGGGTGTCTGGGAGCCATACATGGGTGTCCGCCCATAAGTCGAGGTCATGCCACCTGGGCGCCGTGAGCCCCTGTGGACAGATAGCAAGTGGGGTGAACAGAGCCCTCTCACTGCCAAACAACCCACATCCCGGCCCTTCCCTAGCCCAGGTGTACACTGTGGTGAGCCGCTGACGGTCCACAGAGATGGTCTGGCAAGTGGAGTGCAGCTCCACGCGGGCTGTGGACTCGGTGGCATCCTTCACCACCCCAATGTAGCCTGGTGGGGAAGTGGGAGGTCAGGTCAGGGGCTCTTCTCACCATGTCCATCCCGCAAACCCCCACCTGGCCAAGCAGGTCACCTTTGTAGGGCCCTTGGGAGATGCGCACAGTCTGGCCAATGAGCTCATCATCTCTCCGCCCCCGGCCCCGGCTcatgccaccaccaccaccacctgggCTGCCAAAGCCACCGCGCTGACCTGGGGAACAGAGAAGATCATTACATTCTGCCAAGGGGCCAAAGAACCTTCAAACTCCTCTCTGTGCAGCCTGATGCCCTCTACCCCCAGGCTGATCAGTTACTTCCTCTGGGTTCTGCCAGACCAGATTTCCCGTTCCAGCCCTGACAACACTGGGCTATCACTGTGGGCTTGGATCTGTCCCTCCCTGGGCTATGAGCCCCATGATGGCAGGGCCCAGGGTTATCTCAGTCACTGCTTGGCCCCAGCAACACCTGCCCAGGACCTTGTACAGGGCAGGTGTGGTCAGTGAATGTGGGCCAAAAAACTGGTGTTCTCCTCCAGTTTCCTCCTCTCCCCCAACACATCCCCCACCTGATTCCCTCTCACCTCCAGTGCTAGGGTGCATAGGGCTGCTGATCCGGGGACTCATGGGGGCAAAGCCACCCACAGTGAAGTTGGTCACATCACGAGGCTGGGGGAGGTACAGGAAGTGAACTGGTGTGGTTGGGTGTAAGGGCTTAGGTGACAGGCTCCAGGCCCTTGACCACACTACCTGCCTCCATTTGGAAACATGCCCAGCAGCCATGCTTCTCTCCTGGTGGCCACACCTTGATTTTCCTTTGGGGGAACTGCCACACCTCTGCCTTCAGAGGCCTATCAATCTAAGAGGCCCTGGTTTCCCTAGCCAAGGAGTAGGACTGAAACTTGGCCAGGCAGGAATTTAAATCTCTAGTGACATAAGGACAAGCCATGGGGATTCTTCATCACATTGGCAGGACCCTCAGACCAATTTCCTTTCTGAGACCTGGTTCTAACAGACTTTCCTGTAAGTCCCATCTTAGGACCTTTGTACTTGCtgctctctctgcctggaatataCTTCCCCAAGAGATACCTTCATTCAGATATCTCAAGTGTCACCTCAAGGAGAGGCCTTTCTTTACCCTATTCTACCTAAAGCAGCAGCCCCATCACTCTCTATCTCCTTAACcggttttatttttcctcacagTTCTTGCCATCATCTTATATTagattgttatttatttatctcttcacCTCTGGAGTATCAGCTCCAAAAGGACAAATTTCTGTCCTGTTTGCTGCTGTATCTCCACTGTCTAGCACTAAATAGGTATGCAatagaaacaaatgaatgaagataaaaaaaaaacaaacaaagagagaaagcagaaaaaaaaaactaaaaaaataatacacaaaaaatgaatggaaacagtgacaattaaaggcaatacatgatcctgaatggaatctaacaagggaggagagaaagctcaaaaggacattactgggacatataAAAACTATAATGTAGACTGCAAGCAtctgtatcaatgttaaatttcttgaactggatAACCACACTCCAAGtggatacataagtgaatatccctgTTCTTGGGAGATGGACATGGCagtattcagttttgaaagaGCAAAACATAGAACCTACACTCGAATGTTCAggaaatggattgataaatagataaatgggcagACGGATGGATTGACGGAATGAGAGATGGAATGACACACAAATATGCAAAAGGTTAAAATTGTGGATTTGGGTATCTACAGGGCTAGGGGTATGGTGGAATTCATTATATAGGGCTTTTAtgatttttgtaactgtcctttaagtttgaaagtgtttcaaaataagtttaaaatgaaaaaaagaagaaaaaaacccacGAATGAGTGAACGATTTGATGACCAGCTCAGAAGCCTAATAAACCACATTTCTGCAAAACGTTACTAGACAATGACCTCTGCCCTCCTAACTCTCCACAAGCACAATCACGTCACTCCTGGGGAAGCCCAGAAAGTCAACTGAGGTACCTATGGATAGGGTCCCAGTAAGCCCACCTCACCTTTGAGCCCCCAGCCAGCACCAGGTGGCGGGTCTTGCAGACGAACATGCCCCCGTTCTCCACCAGTTTCTTGCAGTGCAAGAAGGCAAAGCTGCGGAAGAGGTGGCGAATCTCGCCCTCCCGGCCCTAGAGTGGAAGACGAAGGGTACTCTCCTGGCCATGCCCTATTCCACTCCCACTATTTCAGACCCAGCTGAAAGGCAGGAGCTTGCACTCACCGAGTGGGGGCCATCAATGACCTTGACAATGTCTTTCACGTGGATGTTGTTCTGTTCTGAGTCCAAGGCCACGGCAAAGCGATTGTCCTTTTTCCGGGTCACAGCTTGGTGCCTGACAGTCACCACCTTCCCATACATGTTCAGCACCTGCAGAGGGAGGTGCGAGTGatggggggagagggaggaatgGGGTAACATGGAGCAGGCTTCCCTAAGGAGGAACAATTCTTCCTGGGGGAAGGCTGTCCCAAGTTCTACAAGACATACAGAATCCTGCCTGGGGCAGGCAAGGTCAGGAGAGGCACTCCCTAGGCACTGGGTCAAACAAAAATGTTCCCACTCATTCCAAAATACCCTCAGGGACTTGAGATGGGGATTAGGAGTGGGGGAGATAGTGAAATAATAGCTAACCCTACCTGCCACTCCCTCTGTGCCAGGCCCCATGCCAAGCTCTTTACACAGAACATTCTACTGAGGCCTCCCAACGTCTCTTTGAGGTGGGTACTATCACAATACCCATCTTACAGACAGGGAGTCTGGGCTCCAGAGAGGGCAAGTCACTAGCCCCAGGTCACACAACAGGGAAGCAATACAGCCAAAATGAGAATCTAGTGTCCAGGGTGCTAAGCACCATGCTCTGTGGCTCATGGGTCTATGAGGAAGGGTTGAAGGGGGAAAGGATACCCACAACACCCCAAATCTCAGCAAACTAATCTCAGAGAATCATTCACAACCAATAAAATAGATGCTACTATTGGCTCCATTTTACAGTTTGTGAAACTAAGGTTGAGAGAGGACAAATGACTTTCCACCTGCCCAGCATCACACAGCTGTGAGAGACAGCCAGGTCTGCAACTCAGACCTGCCTATTCTTAGTCACCATGTTTTGCCAACTTCTAGGATGATGGGCTCGAGAGAGAGGAAGCCCCTCAAAGTGAGCACTGACCGCTGAGCCCAACACAGTCACCTGGAAGGTCTCCCGCTCCAGTCTCACGATGACGCCCATGGTCTGGTGGTCCAGCTGTACAAGCTCACCCCACTCATGCTGACCCCCGACATCCACACCTGATGCTGTCTCTGAGCAGAGCTGCAGGTCCCGGGGGAGCACCTTCAGCTgccaagagacagagaaagggatCAGGCTAGCCAGCCTGGGTCTCCCCTCTTGGCATTCACGCTCCCACCCCGCACCCCCAACCACTTACTTCATGCATGGTGAGGTCGGAGAAGAGGATGACAAAGTTCTCCTCCACCCGCACAATGAGGCCTGTGTCGCCCTCGAATCGGCCAGCAATCACCTTCACATGGTCCCCCATCTTGAAGTATTTCCGAAGTTCCTGGGCTGGAAACTCCAACATGTCCTGGGGGATGAGGGACAGAGACAAGGAATAGGTGAGGGGAGGTCATCACAACCCAACCCCTCCTGTCTTCTGAATTCACTTGTGTTCTCAGAAAAAGTCCTTGCCAGAGCCCATTTCAGACTTACACTCCCACACAGACTATCTAAAGCCAATATGACAATGTGACAACCCCTCAAATGGCCAGCCCAATACAGGACATCAGCCTGGACAACCCTTCAGACACGCCCAGAGAAGCTGCCCCAGACACTCCACCAAATTCAGTAACTCCTTGGAGACACACACATccaagcaacagaaccaggcaccCACCTGAGATGACTCCATGGGAACACCACAACCTCAACCCAATAAACACCAAGATACCTTGctttccagaaacaaaaaaaataggcCAAGGCATTCTCCAGTGACAGACAAAACTAAGCAACCCCTTCAGTGATACAGTCACATGCTAAAATACAGCCCCTAGATACATGTTTCTTCTGCCCTTAAACATATGAGCAACTAACATATGCAAGGGATGACATACACTATCGTCCCTTGCATCTGGGTCAGAAATATGAGCACACACCCCATATATACACAAGCCCAGTCTCCCAAAGACATGTGTCCCCAGGAGTCTCCTAGGGGAAGAGAAGAACCACACACCAGGCCCCCAGAACTGTAACCAAAAATCTTTCCCCCCAAATACTTCCACATACCCCACCCTAAATAGAGACACATGTGATTACTTTATCAGACATACTTTCCCAGGCACCTGTGAATACTATACCCCTGAAAACACCAGAAAGGCCTAGGTAGTCCCTCCTTATAAAGAGATATAAGCAGGTACACGACTCCCTGGACACATATATAAGCAAACACCTCCCCCAAATACTCAGATCCCCTCCCTCTCAGATCTGGAAAAAGTCCCACAGGTGCACATGTGAGCCCATCCCGGGGGCAGGAGAGGCGCCCACCTTGAGGTCCTCGTGCTTGGGCATGATGGTGATCTTGTTGCCATCCACGCTGAGGATCTTGCCCTGCAGGTTGATAAGCTCACCCTCGCAGACCTCCACGTTATCCCCAGGCTGGAAGTTGTGCTCCCGCTCCTTTCCTGTGGGAGCAGAGATGGGGTTGACTTGGGAGCTGCCCCAATGGGCTGCTTCCTCCTCCTTGGCCTGGGTGGGGACAGGGACCAAATACCTGTGCTCTCAGTCACCACCTCCAGGTCGATACCCTCTGGCTGGTCCTCAAACTTCTCTAGCTCCGAGAGTGTGGGTTTCACACCCTCTGTGATCTGAGTTCcaagaggagaggggaggaggagaaagtGATCAAAGACTGGTATATCACAGCCCAGCTGGTGGGTTAGAAAGTCAGTAAGAACTAGTCCCCTAAGGACACTCCTAAATCGAGGATTATCCAAGAAAGGCCCAGTGAAAACCACGGGTCTGGGGCCTGAACTGAAGAAGGGTCCTCCCTGCCATCTCCCACTGCCACCAGCATAGCCCACTCTGGGACCCTCACCACAGCAGACATGGCAAAGCTCTTGAACAGAAATCCTTTCCGGCTGTAACGGTTCCCCTCAAAGATGAGGAAGTCGCCATCAGAAGCCACATCGCCCCCCAGGGACCTGGGatttggaagggaagagaagattaaaagaagggaggtcaaagagaaaatcttgctGTTCCCCATTCTCCTCTGCTGGCAAAGTGGAGAGCAACTGACCTACCCTAGCCCAACACACAACCTCTTGGCACTCAGACCTCAAAGGTGCTGTCTCAATGGAGAGGCATATCCCCCACCTCCATGCACTCTGCTGCACCTTCCCACTTATTTTTCACTACAGCACTTCTCACCATCTGATGAGCTATTGTTTGTTACCTGTCTCCCTATCTAGAATGTCAGCTCCACAAAGGCAGAGATTTAACATCTGGCATTTGCAGCTATTTCCCCTATGGACACTGAGTAACTATTAGTTGCACAAAGTCTGGGATATAATAACAGTTAATGTTCAAGGAGCACTCACCCTATGCCTGGCCTGTACATATATAACCTCACTGACTCCTCTCCAAACCTGGTGATATCAATAATATAACCTTCCTTTTATAGACAAGGGAATACAGGCCCAGAGGTCACACCCCAGGTTGCCAAGCCAGCAAGTTTgggagtcaggattcaaacccaagtgGGTCAGAAGCCCATGACCTTAACCATATGGCCCAGATCTATCCGCAGATGGAAAGCCCTCAACCTgcatgtggggtggggatggggacatGACATTCCTGCTCCAAGCTTTCAGAGTGGGAAGGGAAAGGTGCCACCTGCCCCAAAAGAGATTCAAATGGGAGGATTAGATCCAGCTCTTCTTGCTGCTCACAAAATCATCTTCCCCATTTGGTGCA
The genomic region above belongs to Tamandua tetradactyla isolate mTamTet1 chromosome 16, mTamTet1.pri, whole genome shotgun sequence and contains:
- the SUPT5H gene encoding transcription elongation factor SPT5 isoform X2 — encoded protein: MLSREDPSAPARRRVNSSWYRRPRWNRSGEGGDRSGRSAAEDRGGVETGFEDSGGKKMSDSEDSNFSEEEDSERSSDGEEAEVEEERRSAAGSEKEEEPEEEEEEEEEEEYDEEEEEEDDDRPPKKPRHGGFILDEADVDDEYEDEDQWEDGAEDILEKASNIDNVVLDEDRSGARRLQNLWRDQREEELGEYYMKKYAKSSVGETVYGGSDELSDDITQQQLLPGVKDPNLWTVKCKIGEERATAISLMRKFIAYQFTDTPLQIKSVVAPEHAKGYIYVEAYKQTHVKQAIEGVGNLRLGYWNQQMVPIKEMTDVLKVVKEVANLKPKSWVRLKRGIYKDDIAQVDYVEPSQNTISLKMIPRIDYDRIKARMSLKDWFAKRKKFKRPPQRLFDAEKIRSLGGDVASDGDFLIFEGNRYSRKGFLFKSFAMSAVITEGVKPTLSELEKFEDQPEGIDLEVVTESTGKEREHNFQPGDNVEVCEGELINLQGKILSVDGNKITIMPKHEDLKDMLEFPAQELRKYFKMGDHVKVIAGRFEGDTGLIVRVEENFVILFSDLTMHELKVLPRDLQLCSETASGVDVGGQHEWGELVQLDHQTMGVIVRLERETFQVLNMYGKVVTVRHQAVTRKKDNRFAVALDSEQNNIHVKDIVKVIDGPHSGREGEIRHLFRSFAFLHCKKLVENGGMFVCKTRHLVLAGGSKPRDVTNFTVGGFAPMSPRISSPMHPSTGGQRGGFGSPGGGGGGMSRGRGRRDDELIGQTVRISQGPYKGYIGVVKDATESTARVELHSTCQTISVDRQRLTTVGSRRPGGMTSTYGRTPMYGSQTPMYGSGSRTPMYGSQTPLQDGSRTPHYGSQTPLHDGSRTPAQSGAWDPNNPNTPSRAEEEYEYAFDDEPTPSPQAYGGTPNPQTPGYPDPSSPQVNPQYNPQTPGTPAMYNTDQFSPYAAPSPQGSYQPSPSPQSYHQVAPSPAGYQNTHSPASYHPTPSPMAYQASPSPSPVGYSPMTPGAPSPGGYNPHTPGSGIEQNSSDWVTTDIQVKVRDTYLDTQVVGQTGVIRSVTGGMCSVYLKDSEKVVSISSEHLEPITPTKNNKVKVILGEDREATGVLLSIDGEDGIVRMDLDEQLKILNLRFLGKLLEA
- the SUPT5H gene encoding transcription elongation factor SPT5 isoform X1, whose protein sequence is MLSREDPSAPARRRVNSSWYRRPRWNRSGEGGDRSGRSAAEDRGGVETGFEDSGGKKMSDSEDSNFSEEEDSERSSDGEEAEVEEERRSAAGSEKEEEPEEEEEEEEEEEYDEEEEEEDDDRPPKKPRHGGFILDEADVDDEYEDEDQWEDGAEDILEKEEIEASNIDNVVLDEDRSGARRLQNLWRDQREEELGEYYMKKYAKSSVGETVYGGSDELSDDITQQQLLPGVKDPNLWTVKCKIGEERATAISLMRKFIAYQFTDTPLQIKSVVAPEHAKGYIYVEAYKQTHVKQAIEGVGNLRLGYWNQQMVPIKEMTDVLKVVKEVANLKPKSWVRLKRGIYKDDIAQVDYVEPSQNTISLKMIPRIDYDRIKARMSLKDWFAKRKKFKRPPQRLFDAEKIRSLGGDVASDGDFLIFEGNRYSRKGFLFKSFAMSAVITEGVKPTLSELEKFEDQPEGIDLEVVTESTGKEREHNFQPGDNVEVCEGELINLQGKILSVDGNKITIMPKHEDLKDMLEFPAQELRKYFKMGDHVKVIAGRFEGDTGLIVRVEENFVILFSDLTMHELKVLPRDLQLCSETASGVDVGGQHEWGELVQLDHQTMGVIVRLERETFQVLNMYGKVVTVRHQAVTRKKDNRFAVALDSEQNNIHVKDIVKVIDGPHSGREGEIRHLFRSFAFLHCKKLVENGGMFVCKTRHLVLAGGSKPRDVTNFTVGGFAPMSPRISSPMHPSTGGQRGGFGSPGGGGGGMSRGRGRRDDELIGQTVRISQGPYKGYIGVVKDATESTARVELHSTCQTISVDRQRLTTVGSRRPGGMTSTYGRTPMYGSQTPMYGSGSRTPMYGSQTPLQDGSRTPHYGSQTPLHDGSRTPAQSGAWDPNNPNTPSRAEEEYEYAFDDEPTPSPQAYGGTPNPQTPGYPDPSSPQVNPQYNPQTPGTPAMYNTDQFSPYAAPSPQGSYQPSPSPQSYHQVAPSPAGYQNTHSPASYHPTPSPMAYQASPSPSPVGYSPMTPGAPSPGGYNPHTPGSGIEQNSSDWVTTDIQVKVRDTYLDTQVVGQTGVIRSVTGGMCSVYLKDSEKVVSISSEHLEPITPTKNNKVKVILGEDREATGVLLSIDGEDGIVRMDLDEQLKILNLRFLGKLLEA